A genomic segment from Streptomyces sp. NBC_00459 encodes:
- a CDS encoding anti-sigma factor family protein encodes MRSLELHRDVGAYALGVLDEADAYRFEDHLMECPQCAAHVTEFGPATRQLLLYRRATPRSVHPMTQPGPRLLDRLLGEVANRQRAGRRRWLYAVAASVVFAVAGPGIAIMASGDADRTQQVTATDERSGVWAQVTSENTVWGSQIELKVKDGAGPRACHLVAIADDGTEETLTNWNVPEHDARESTMMGASTLHPDQIDKYELRTTDGLHLVTLDAP; translated from the coding sequence ATGAGGTCCCTGGAACTGCATCGCGACGTCGGCGCATACGCGCTCGGCGTGCTCGACGAGGCGGACGCGTACCGCTTCGAGGACCACCTCATGGAGTGCCCTCAGTGCGCGGCCCATGTAACCGAATTCGGTCCCGCCACACGGCAGTTGCTGCTGTACCGGCGGGCCACGCCGCGCTCCGTGCACCCCATGACCCAACCCGGTCCCAGGCTTCTGGACCGGTTGCTCGGCGAAGTCGCGAACCGGCAGCGGGCCGGCCGTCGGCGCTGGTTGTACGCCGTGGCCGCCTCGGTGGTCTTCGCCGTGGCCGGGCCCGGTATCGCGATCATGGCGAGCGGCGACGCGGACCGGACGCAACAGGTCACCGCGACCGACGAGCGGTCCGGCGTCTGGGCGCAGGTCACCAGTGAGAACACGGTCTGGGGCAGCCAGATCGAACTGAAGGTCAAGGACGGCGCCGGTCCCCGCGCCTGCCATCTCGTCGCCATCGCGGACGACGGCACGGAAGAGACGCTGACCAACTGGAACGTGCCCGAGCACGACGCCCGTGAGAGCACGATGATGGGCGCCTCGACCCTCCACCCGGACCAGATCGACAAGTACGAGCTGCGCACCACCGACGGCCTGCACCTGGTCACCCTGGACGCCCCCTAG
- a CDS encoding L-rhamnose mutarotase: MRVALHTKVRADRVAEYDAAHREVPVELTDAIRAAGATSWTIWRSGTDLFHVLECADYALLLAELEKLPVNVAWQARMAELLDVVHDYSAEGTESGLPVVWELP; encoded by the coding sequence ATGAGAGTGGCCCTGCACACCAAGGTCCGCGCCGACCGTGTCGCCGAGTACGACGCCGCCCACCGCGAGGTCCCCGTCGAGCTGACCGACGCGATCCGCGCCGCCGGTGCCACCTCCTGGACGATCTGGCGCAGCGGCACCGACCTCTTCCACGTCCTGGAGTGCGCGGACTACGCCCTCCTCCTGGCCGAGTTGGAGAAACTGCCGGTCAACGTGGCCTGGCAGGCCCGGATGGCCGAACTCCTCGACGTGGTGCACGACTACTCCGCCGAGGGCACGGAGTCGGGCCTGCCGGTGGTCTGGGAGCTGCCGTGA
- a CDS encoding sigma-70 family RNA polymerase sigma factor, protein MTAGTTITHGTTTAEHELAALQREHGRPLFALLLRLCDGDRQRAEDLVQETLVRAWQHPEALRADAFDSVRPWLLTVGRRLAIDARRARQARPAEVGDAILENARVCADHAERSAATLDVREAVKTLTPEHREVLVLVYFQGASVAEAAAALGIPPGTVKSRAYYALRALRRVLPGYAADLR, encoded by the coding sequence ATGACGGCCGGAACCACCATCACCCACGGGACGACGACCGCCGAGCACGAGCTGGCCGCGCTGCAGCGCGAGCACGGCCGACCGCTCTTCGCCCTGCTGCTGCGCCTGTGCGACGGCGACCGGCAGCGCGCCGAGGACCTGGTGCAGGAAACCCTCGTCCGCGCCTGGCAGCACCCCGAGGCGCTGCGCGCCGACGCCTTCGACTCCGTACGGCCGTGGCTGCTGACCGTCGGTCGGCGGCTCGCCATCGACGCTCGGCGGGCCCGGCAGGCGCGGCCGGCCGAGGTCGGGGACGCGATCCTGGAGAACGCGCGGGTGTGCGCCGATCACGCGGAACGGTCCGCGGCGACGCTCGATGTGCGAGAGGCTGTGAAGACACTCACTCCCGAGCACCGTGAAGTCCTGGTGCTGGTGTATTTCCAGGGGGCGAGTGTGGCGGAGGCCGCCGCGGCACTGGGTATCCCGCCCGGTACGGTGAAGTCCCGCGCGTACTACGCACTGCGCGCCCTGCGCCGAGTCCTTCCGGGTTATGCGGCCGACCTGCGGTGA
- a CDS encoding Fpg/Nei family DNA glycosylase: protein MPELPEVEALRVFLTDRLVGHEMVRVLPVAISVLKTYDPPVTALEGREVTAVHRHGKFLDLTADGGLHFVTHLARAGWLHWRDRLRDGPPKPGKGPLALRVALETGEGFDLTEAGTQKRLAVYVVHDPQEVPGVARLGPDPLADDFDEARLAGLLTGERRQLKGALRDQSLIAGVGNAYSDEILHVARMSPFKLAASLTPEENRRLYEALRTTLTEAIERSRGLAAGRLKAEKKSGLRVHGRTGEPCPVCGDTVREVSFSDSSLQYCPTCQTGGRPLADRRMSRLLK, encoded by the coding sequence ATGCCGGAACTTCCCGAGGTCGAAGCGCTCAGGGTCTTCCTGACCGACCGGCTCGTGGGCCATGAGATGGTCCGCGTGCTGCCCGTCGCGATCAGCGTCCTGAAGACGTACGACCCACCGGTCACCGCCCTTGAGGGCCGCGAGGTCACCGCAGTGCACCGGCACGGCAAGTTCCTCGACCTGACGGCGGACGGCGGCCTGCACTTCGTGACCCATCTGGCCCGCGCGGGCTGGCTGCACTGGCGCGACCGCCTCCGCGACGGCCCGCCGAAGCCTGGAAAGGGCCCGCTCGCACTGCGTGTCGCCTTGGAGACGGGCGAGGGCTTCGACCTCACCGAGGCGGGCACCCAGAAGCGGCTCGCGGTGTACGTCGTACACGATCCGCAGGAGGTGCCCGGTGTGGCCCGCCTCGGTCCGGACCCGCTCGCCGACGACTTCGACGAGGCGCGCCTCGCCGGTCTGCTGACGGGGGAGCGGCGACAGCTGAAGGGCGCGCTGCGCGACCAGAGCCTGATCGCGGGGGTGGGGAACGCCTACAGCGACGAGATCCTGCACGTCGCGCGGATGTCCCCGTTCAAGCTGGCCGCCTCACTCACGCCGGAGGAGAACCGGCGGTTGTACGAGGCACTGCGCACGACGCTCACCGAGGCGATCGAGCGCTCCCGGGGCCTTGCGGCCGGACGCCTGAAGGCGGAGAAGAAGAGCGGCCTGCGGGTGCACGGCCGGACCGGCGAGCCCTGCCCGGTCTGCGGGGACACCGTCCGCGAGGTCTCCTTCAGCGACTCCTCGCTCCAGTACTGCCCCACCTGCCAGACGGGCGGCAGACCGCTCGCGGACCGCCGTATGTCACGCCTGCTGAAGTAG
- a CDS encoding lipase maturation factor family protein — MEWFTAPDYWLSRQLFQRGLACVYLVAFLGAARQFRALIGERGMLPVPRLVAHVPFGQAPSVFQLHYSDRFFAVWSWSGCAVSVALLAGLDSRLPLWAGMLLWLLPWAMYLSIVNVGQTWYGFGWESLLLEVGFLAVFLGNDEVAPPVLVLFLLRWILFRVEFGAGLIKMRGDACWRKLTCLDFHHETQPMPGPLSWYFHHLPKPVHLIETAANHLTQLAVPVLLFTPQPVATAAASLMIVTQLWLVLSGNFAWLNWITIVLALSAVRLPDTAPTPSPDAPLWYEIVVLAVGTALVALSYRPVRNMLSRRQVMNRSFDPLHLVNTYGAFGSVSRVRYEVIVEGTADDVPREDSDWREYEFKGKPGDPRRRPRQFAPYHLRLDWMMWFAALSPAYAGSWFGALVERLLENDRDTLRLLRVCPFPQDAPPRCVRARLFRYRYTTWRELRATGARWERVYVREFMPPTRLARSGQRP, encoded by the coding sequence GTGGAGTGGTTCACCGCACCCGACTACTGGCTGAGCCGACAGCTCTTCCAGCGGGGCCTGGCCTGCGTCTACCTCGTCGCGTTCCTGGGCGCGGCCCGCCAGTTCCGGGCGCTCATCGGTGAGCGGGGCATGCTTCCGGTCCCCCGTCTGGTCGCCCACGTGCCTTTCGGGCAGGCACCGAGCGTGTTCCAACTCCACTACTCCGACCGCTTCTTCGCCGTCTGGTCCTGGTCGGGCTGCGCGGTCTCGGTGGCGCTGCTGGCGGGGCTGGACTCTCGACTCCCGCTCTGGGCCGGGATGTTGCTGTGGCTGCTGCCGTGGGCGATGTATCTGTCGATCGTCAACGTCGGGCAGACCTGGTACGGCTTCGGCTGGGAGTCGCTGCTCCTGGAGGTCGGCTTCCTCGCCGTGTTCCTGGGCAACGACGAGGTCGCGCCGCCGGTCCTGGTGCTGTTCCTGCTGCGCTGGATCCTGTTCCGCGTCGAGTTCGGCGCCGGCCTGATCAAGATGCGCGGCGACGCGTGCTGGCGGAAACTGACCTGCCTCGACTTCCACCACGAGACCCAGCCGATGCCGGGCCCGCTGAGCTGGTACTTCCACCATCTCCCCAAGCCGGTCCACCTCATCGAGACAGCCGCCAACCACCTCACCCAACTCGCCGTCCCCGTCCTGCTGTTCACCCCCCAGCCGGTGGCGACGGCCGCCGCGTCCCTGATGATCGTCACCCAGCTGTGGCTGGTTCTGTCGGGCAACTTCGCCTGGCTCAACTGGATCACGATCGTGCTGGCACTGTCGGCGGTACGTCTCCCGGACACCGCGCCGACGCCTTCCCCGGACGCCCCGCTCTGGTACGAGATCGTGGTCCTGGCCGTCGGCACGGCACTGGTCGCCCTCAGCTACCGCCCGGTCCGCAACATGCTCTCGCGCCGCCAGGTCATGAACCGCTCCTTCGACCCGCTCCATCTGGTCAACACCTACGGCGCCTTCGGCAGCGTGAGCCGCGTCCGCTACGAGGTGATCGTCGAGGGCACCGCCGACGACGTACCTCGCGAGGACTCCGACTGGCGGGAGTACGAGTTCAAGGGCAAGCCGGGTGATCCCCGGCGCCGGCCGCGCCAGTTCGCGCCCTACCATCTGCGGCTCGACTGGATGATGTGGTTCGCCGCGCTGTCGCCCGCGTACGCGGGATCGTGGTTCGGCGCGCTGGTCGAACGGCTCCTGGAGAACGACCGCGACACGCTCCGGCTGCTGCGCGTCTGCCCGTTCCCGCAGGACGCGCCCCCGCGCTGCGTCCGCGCCCGCCTCTTCCGCTACCGCTACACGACCTGGCGGGAGCTGCGGGCTACCGGTGCACGCTGGGAGCGGGTGTACGTACGGGAGTTCATGCCCCCGACACGGCTCGCCCGGTCGGGTCAGAGGCCGTAG
- a CDS encoding SDR family NAD(P)-dependent oxidoreductase: MTDFEGLRALVTGGASGIGRATAELLAARGAQVAVLDLDPSSVEKPLRGYRADVTDDTSVREAVAAAVSDLGGLDIVVNNAGIGAQGTVEDNDDEEWQRVFDVNVLGMVRTARAALPHLRNSAHAAIVNTCSIAATAGLPQRALYSATKGAVYSLTLAMAADHVREGVRVNCVNPGTVDTPWVGRLLDSATDSAAERAALESRQPTGRLVSADEVAGAIAYLASPLSGATTGTSLAVDGGMQGLRLRPAAR; the protein is encoded by the coding sequence ATGACCGACTTCGAGGGTCTCAGGGCGCTGGTCACAGGCGGCGCGTCCGGCATCGGCCGGGCCACCGCGGAACTGCTGGCGGCGCGCGGTGCGCAGGTCGCGGTCCTCGACCTGGACCCGTCGTCGGTCGAGAAACCGCTGCGCGGCTACCGGGCCGACGTCACCGACGACACGTCCGTACGGGAGGCGGTGGCCGCCGCCGTCAGCGACCTCGGCGGCCTTGACATCGTCGTCAACAACGCCGGGATCGGTGCCCAGGGCACCGTCGAGGACAACGACGACGAGGAATGGCAGCGCGTCTTCGACGTCAACGTGCTCGGCATGGTCCGCACGGCTCGCGCCGCCCTGCCCCACCTGAGGAACTCGGCGCACGCCGCGATAGTGAACACCTGCTCGATCGCGGCCACGGCGGGCCTGCCCCAGCGGGCCCTGTACAGCGCCACCAAGGGCGCCGTGTACTCGCTGACCCTGGCGATGGCCGCCGACCACGTCCGGGAGGGCGTCCGCGTGAACTGCGTCAACCCGGGGACGGTCGACACACCGTGGGTCGGCCGTCTACTCGACTCGGCCACCGACTCCGCCGCCGAGCGTGCCGCGCTGGAGTCCCGCCAGCCCACGGGCCGCCTGGTCTCGGCAGACGAAGTCGCGGGTGCCATCGCCTACTTGGCGAGCCCGCTGTCCGGCGCCACCACCGGCACCTCACTCGCCGTCGACGGCGGTATGCAGGGCCTGCGACTGCGTCCGGCGGCCCGGTGA
- a CDS encoding amidohydrolase family protein — protein sequence MTVVDAHHHLWDLSVRDQDWIAGDSPLRRDFTMEDLRPEARAADVDRTILVQTVTVPEETPEFLALAAEHELIAGVVGWTDLTRTDIADELARLRALPGGEYLRGIRHQVQGEPDPEWLLRADVRRGLAAVADAGLVYDLVVLPHQLSACVGAAESLPQLTFVLDHLGKPPIASGATEPWASELRSLAALPNAVGKLSGLVTEADHTSWKSDDLRPYADTVLDAFGPGRLMFGSDWPVCTLAASYGQVISLAEELTASLDASEREQVFTGTATRVYGL from the coding sequence GTGACGGTCGTCGACGCGCACCACCATCTGTGGGACCTGTCGGTCCGGGACCAGGACTGGATCGCCGGGGACAGTCCACTGCGCCGGGACTTCACCATGGAGGACCTCCGGCCCGAGGCCCGCGCGGCCGACGTCGACCGCACGATCCTCGTCCAGACGGTCACCGTGCCCGAGGAGACCCCGGAGTTCCTGGCGCTCGCGGCGGAGCACGAGCTGATCGCGGGCGTCGTCGGCTGGACGGACCTGACCCGTACCGACATCGCCGACGAGCTCGCCAGGCTGCGCGCACTGCCCGGCGGCGAGTATCTGAGGGGCATCCGTCACCAGGTCCAGGGCGAGCCGGATCCGGAGTGGCTGCTGCGCGCGGACGTACGCCGTGGACTTGCCGCAGTCGCCGACGCCGGCCTGGTGTACGACCTGGTCGTCCTCCCGCACCAGTTGTCCGCGTGCGTAGGGGCGGCCGAGTCGCTGCCGCAGCTCACCTTCGTCCTGGACCACCTGGGCAAGCCGCCGATCGCCTCCGGCGCGACGGAGCCGTGGGCCTCGGAGCTCCGCTCTCTGGCGGCCCTGCCCAACGCGGTCGGAAAGCTCTCCGGTCTGGTCACCGAGGCGGACCACACCTCCTGGAAGTCCGACGACCTGCGCCCGTACGCGGACACGGTCCTGGACGCCTTCGGTCCGGGCCGGCTGATGTTCGGCTCCGACTGGCCGGTGTGCACACTCGCCGCTTCGTACGGCCAAGTGATCTCCCTGGCCGAGGAGTTGACCGCATCCCTCGACGCGAGCGAACGCGAGCAGGTCTTCACAGGCACGGCGACCCGCGTCTACGGCCTCTGA
- a CDS encoding aldo/keto reductase: protein MSAPAPMPVHALGRSRVEVTGLGFGAAAIGNLFTEVTEEQAHDAVSAAWGAGIRYFDTAPHYGIGLSERRLGAALREHPRSAYTISTKVGRRLEPTEGPAGDDLANGFAVPATHHRVWDFSADGVRRTLEASLERLGVDHVDVVYLHDPDDHAESAFREAYPALEKLRSEGVVRAIGAGMNQAEMLTRFVRDTDVDVVLCAGRYTLLDQSALTELLPAAVERGTSVVIGGAFNSGLLADPRPGATYNYAAASGELLDRALRMKSVADRHGITLRAAALAFCAAHPAVAGVLVGTRTAAEVRDCAEQFAVTVPEAFWQELRDTGLLSTEEPSEEPS from the coding sequence ATGTCAGCGCCCGCGCCGATGCCGGTGCACGCGCTCGGTCGCAGCCGCGTCGAGGTCACCGGCCTGGGCTTCGGCGCCGCCGCCATCGGCAACCTCTTCACCGAGGTCACCGAGGAACAGGCGCACGACGCCGTGTCCGCCGCCTGGGGCGCGGGCATCCGCTACTTCGACACCGCGCCGCACTACGGCATCGGCCTCTCCGAACGCCGCCTGGGGGCAGCCCTGCGCGAGCACCCGCGCTCGGCGTACACGATCTCCACGAAGGTCGGCCGCCGCCTCGAACCCACCGAGGGCCCGGCGGGCGACGACCTCGCCAACGGCTTCGCGGTCCCCGCAACCCACCACCGAGTCTGGGACTTCAGCGCCGACGGCGTACGCCGCACGCTGGAGGCGAGCCTGGAGCGGCTCGGTGTCGACCACGTCGACGTCGTCTACCTCCACGACCCCGACGACCACGCCGAGTCGGCCTTCCGCGAGGCCTACCCGGCGCTGGAGAAACTCCGCTCGGAAGGCGTCGTGCGGGCGATCGGCGCGGGCATGAACCAGGCGGAGATGCTCACCCGCTTCGTCCGGGACACCGACGTCGATGTCGTGCTGTGCGCCGGCCGCTACACACTCCTCGACCAGAGCGCGCTCACCGAACTGCTGCCGGCCGCCGTCGAACGGGGCACGTCCGTCGTGATCGGCGGCGCCTTCAACTCCGGGCTGCTGGCGGACCCGAGGCCCGGGGCGACATACAACTACGCGGCAGCGTCGGGTGAGTTGCTGGACCGCGCCCTGCGCATGAAGTCCGTCGCGGACCGCCACGGAATCACCCTGCGAGCCGCCGCGCTCGCCTTCTGCGCGGCCCATCCGGCCGTCGCCGGCGTCCTCGTCGGAACCCGTACGGCCGCCGAAGTCCGGGACTGCGCCGAGCAGTTCGCCGTAACCGTGCCCGAGGCCTTCTGGCAGGAACTCAGGGACACCGGTCTGCTGTCCACCGAAGAGCCGTCGGAGGAGCCGTCATGA
- a CDS encoding SpoIIE family protein phosphatase: MADRGASALSLPDDWPAHPDPVLALNRMGTFDWDLDAGLFHMDAVAFEIFDLRPDEYDGHPESLAVRVPPMEGRRLDSVVSEAMKDGSENYGAYFRVRRRDGTLRWTHTQGYIRRDDTGRPRRIIGLVRDATQELRDSQARSEQAAQDEVRRRQTNVVTVITAALAHARTVEDVIDVLTDSHGVPHLGAASLVMGLVEAGRIRLVAEGPAGASVPGTRITRIDEPYPMGDVVRTLSPRFIESPEEFADGYPILWPHLTDLKITSAAYLPLIAQARPIGAMGLLYNDRYGFSAEDRAVLVALGTSIAQSLQRAMLYEQEKDLAQGLQQAMLPRSIPDVPGADIAVRYRAASSGGQLGRDIGGDWYDVIPLPGGRVGAVIGDVQGHDTHAAAVMGQLRIVLKAYASEGHPPATVMARASVFLHELDTDRFATCLYAEADLSTGVVQAVRAGHLDPLVRRADGTCHRVRVDGGLPLGLSAEFGRLTYPVATLELDPGETLVLCTDGLIEQPGADLDDGLRTLRALIAAGPESVWELADCLIEVADERSGDDDVALLLLRRRGLAAVQSAGRLQQHVAPADPDALSEARHMIGAAVRAWGARECADEVELVADELITNALMHTEGAAVVTLRVLSGTERRLRVEVEDSSSALPRRREAGESGVSGRGLLLVDLLADDWGVEARGGGKVVWCEFAVPPTS; the protein is encoded by the coding sequence ATGGCTGATCGGGGAGCGAGCGCCCTGTCACTCCCGGACGACTGGCCCGCCCACCCGGACCCGGTTCTGGCGCTCAACCGCATGGGGACGTTCGACTGGGATCTGGACGCAGGCCTGTTCCACATGGACGCCGTGGCGTTCGAGATCTTCGATCTGCGCCCCGACGAGTACGACGGGCACCCCGAGAGCCTGGCCGTGCGGGTGCCCCCGATGGAGGGCCGCCGGCTCGACTCCGTCGTCAGCGAGGCGATGAAGGACGGCAGCGAGAACTACGGCGCGTACTTCCGCGTCCGCCGCCGTGACGGCACCCTGCGCTGGACCCACACCCAGGGCTACATCCGTCGCGACGACACGGGCCGCCCGCGCCGGATCATCGGCCTCGTGCGCGACGCCACGCAGGAGCTGCGGGACAGCCAGGCCCGTAGCGAACAGGCCGCCCAGGACGAGGTCCGGCGCCGCCAGACCAACGTCGTCACGGTCATCACGGCGGCCCTCGCCCACGCCCGCACCGTGGAGGACGTCATCGACGTCCTCACCGACTCCCACGGCGTGCCCCACCTCGGGGCGGCCAGCCTGGTCATGGGCCTGGTGGAGGCCGGCCGTATCCGGCTGGTCGCCGAGGGCCCGGCGGGCGCCTCCGTACCCGGCACCCGCATCACCCGTATCGACGAGCCCTACCCGATGGGCGACGTCGTACGGACCCTCAGCCCGCGTTTCATCGAGTCGCCGGAGGAGTTCGCGGACGGATACCCGATCCTGTGGCCGCACCTCACCGACCTGAAGATCACCTCGGCCGCCTATCTGCCGCTCATCGCGCAGGCCCGGCCGATCGGCGCGATGGGTCTGCTCTACAACGACCGGTACGGATTCTCGGCGGAGGACCGGGCCGTACTCGTCGCGCTCGGCACCAGCATCGCCCAGAGCCTCCAGCGGGCCATGCTCTACGAGCAGGAGAAGGACCTCGCCCAGGGCCTCCAGCAGGCGATGCTGCCCCGCTCCATCCCCGACGTGCCCGGCGCCGACATCGCCGTCCGCTACCGCGCCGCCTCCTCCGGCGGCCAGCTCGGCCGGGACATCGGCGGCGACTGGTACGACGTGATCCCGCTGCCGGGCGGCCGGGTCGGCGCGGTCATCGGTGACGTACAGGGCCACGACACCCACGCGGCGGCCGTCATGGGCCAGCTGCGGATCGTCCTGAAGGCCTACGCGTCCGAGGGGCACCCGCCCGCCACGGTGATGGCCCGTGCCTCCGTCTTCCTCCACGAACTCGACACCGACCGCTTCGCGACCTGCCTGTACGCGGAGGCAGACCTCTCCACCGGGGTGGTCCAGGCGGTCCGCGCCGGTCACCTCGACCCGCTGGTCCGGCGCGCCGACGGCACCTGCCACCGTGTCCGGGTCGACGGTGGGCTGCCGCTCGGCCTCTCCGCCGAGTTCGGGCGCCTCACCTACCCGGTGGCCACCCTCGAACTGGACCCCGGCGAGACCCTGGTGCTGTGCACGGACGGGCTCATCGAGCAGCCCGGCGCCGACCTCGACGACGGGCTGCGGACCCTCCGGGCGCTCATCGCCGCAGGCCCGGAGAGCGTCTGGGAACTCGCCGACTGCCTCATCGAGGTGGCCGACGAGCGAAGCGGGGACGACGACGTGGCCCTGCTGCTCCTGCGCCGCCGGGGACTGGCCGCCGTACAGTCCGCCGGCCGGCTCCAGCAGCATGTCGCGCCCGCCGACCCCGACGCGCTGAGCGAGGCCAGGCACATGATCGGCGCTGCGGTCCGGGCCTGGGGCGCCCGGGAATGCGCCGACGAGGTCGAACTGGTGGCCGACGAGCTGATCACCAACGCCCTGATGCACACCGAGGGCGCGGCGGTCGTCACCCTGCGCGTGCTGAGCGGCACGGAACGACGGCTGCGCGTCGAGGTCGAGGACTCCTCCAGCGCGCTGCCGCGCCGCCGGGAGGCGGGGGAGTCCGGGGTCTCCGGGCGTGGCCTGCTCCTGGTCGACCTCCTCGCGGACGACTGGGGCGTCGAGGCGCGGGGTGGCGGCAAGGTCGTGTGGTGCGAGTTCGCGGTGCCGCCCACGAGCTGA
- a CDS encoding L-fuconate dehydratase: MSPTPARVTAVDTYDIRFPTSRELDGSDAMNPDPDYSAAYVVLRTDAADGHEGHGFTFTIGRGNEVQVAAIDALRGHVVGRSVDELCANPGTLNRDLIGDSQLRWLGPEKGVMHMAIGAVVNAVWDLASKRAGRPLWRLLAEAEPEWLVQQVDFRYLTDALTPEEALDLLRRGREGAAERTAELLAKGFPAYTTSAGWLGYDDEKLTRLAAEAVADGFTQIKLKVGSDLEDDVRRCRVARSVVGPDIRMAIDANQRWDVDEAIRWTKALAEFDPYWIEEPTSPDDILGHAAIRRAVAPVKVATGEHVQNRVVFKQLLQADALDIVQIDAARVGGVNENLAILLLAAKFGVPVCPHAGGVGLCELVQHLSMFDYVALAGTTENRVIEYVDHLHGHFLDPVVIRQGHYLAPTAPGFSATMRPESIAEFTFPGGGFWAADLAKEKGQAA, encoded by the coding sequence GTGTCCCCGACCCCCGCCCGCGTTACCGCGGTCGACACCTACGACATCCGGTTTCCCACCTCGCGGGAGCTCGACGGCTCCGACGCGATGAATCCCGACCCCGACTACTCGGCGGCCTATGTCGTGCTGCGTACCGACGCGGCCGACGGGCACGAGGGGCATGGGTTCACCTTCACCATCGGGCGGGGCAACGAGGTCCAGGTCGCCGCGATCGACGCGCTGCGCGGTCATGTCGTCGGCCGGTCCGTCGACGAGCTGTGCGCGAACCCGGGCACCCTGAACCGCGACCTGATCGGCGACAGTCAGCTGCGCTGGCTCGGACCCGAGAAGGGCGTGATGCACATGGCCATCGGCGCGGTCGTCAACGCCGTATGGGATCTCGCCTCGAAACGGGCGGGCCGGCCCCTGTGGCGGCTGCTCGCCGAGGCCGAACCCGAGTGGCTCGTCCAGCAGGTCGACTTCCGCTACCTCACCGACGCGCTCACCCCCGAGGAGGCCCTCGACCTGCTGCGCCGGGGCCGGGAGGGCGCCGCCGAACGCACCGCCGAGCTGCTGGCGAAGGGCTTCCCCGCCTACACCACCTCCGCCGGCTGGCTCGGCTACGACGACGAGAAGCTCACCCGGCTCGCCGCCGAGGCCGTCGCCGACGGCTTCACGCAGATCAAGCTCAAGGTCGGATCGGACCTGGAGGACGACGTACGCCGCTGCCGGGTCGCCCGCAGTGTCGTCGGCCCCGACATCCGTATGGCGATCGACGCCAACCAGCGCTGGGACGTCGACGAGGCGATCCGCTGGACCAAGGCGCTCGCCGAGTTCGACCCCTACTGGATCGAGGAGCCCACCAGCCCCGACGACATCCTCGGTCATGCGGCGATCCGCCGGGCCGTGGCCCCCGTCAAGGTCGCCACCGGCGAGCACGTCCAGAACCGGGTCGTCTTCAAGCAGCTCCTGCAGGCCGACGCCCTCGACATCGTGCAGATCGACGCGGCCCGCGTCGGCGGCGTCAACGAGAACCTCGCCATCCTGCTGCTCGCCGCCAAGTTCGGCGTCCCCGTCTGCCCGCACGCGGGCGGCGTCGGCCTGTGCGAACTCGTCCAGCACCTGTCGATGTTCGACTACGTCGCCCTCGCCGGCACGACCGAGAACCGGGTCATCGAATACGTCGATCATCTGCACGGCCACTTCCTCGACCCCGTGGTGATCAGGCAAGGTCATTACCTGGCACCGACCGCGCCCGGCTTCTCCGCGACCATGCGGCCGGAGTCCATCGCGGAGTTCACGTTCCCCGGCGGCGGCTTCTGGGCTGCCGACCTGGCGAAGGAGAAGGGGCAGGCCGCATGA